The sequence below is a genomic window from Vidua macroura isolate BioBank_ID:100142 chromosome 10, ASM2450914v1, whole genome shotgun sequence.
caagaaaacttttttattaTCTGGAACATCTTTCCAGACTGCTGCACTGCACTGCAGTCTGGAGTTTTGTTTGAGTGCTATCCAGTATTGTGTCTGTACCTGTAATGTAGTTTTCTGAGTGATCTCTGTGTTCCTTGAGTACAAATACTGCTTTGTGTGTGCCTGATGTTTACCCtgaaaaaaggagcagaagttGTGTCAATTTCTTAGACTAGTCAGACAAGCTGTGTGTAGTCAGAGATGCTGTCTACACTCTTTTGACACGTGTGCTTTGTGTGCAGTCACTAGGCAGCACGCGCAGAACTGAAGAGATCAAATTTATGATGTggtattttggggttttttgtagATGAAGTACGTACAGGCACGTATAGGCAGTTATTCCATCCTGAGCAGCTCATTACTGGGAAAGAAGATGCAGCCAATAATTATGCCAGAGGCCATTATACCATTGGAAAAGAGATTGTTGATCTGGTGCTAGACCGCATTCGCAAACTGGTAAGGATTCATGCTGCAAGTTcgtatttaaaataattgataCAGCTCTATAGCTAGCTATATTGATGGTTTGCTGTTTTTTCGTTAACAATTTTGTGCATagttaatttttcaaaataaaataaaccttttattTCCTGGTGTGTCCCATACCCcctttaaataaaaactcaATCAGTTAAACCAGGACCTTTCAagaacactgatttttaaataatagcaATGTAAAAGCAGCAAACTTATgacagaaatgcttttgaatgattattttaatactgatttctccaaaactatcaataactttttttctcccatttttttccacctcGTTATAGGCTGACCTGTGCACAGGGCTGCAAGGCTTCCTCATCTTTCATAGTTTTGGAGGAGGCACTGGTTCAGGGTTTGCATCACTGCTCATGGAAAGGCTATCTGTTGACTATGGCAAGAAATCTAAACTGGAGTTTGCAATTTATCCAGCACCACAAGTTTCCACTGCTGTAGTGGAGCCCTACAACTCAATTCTAACTACCCACACAACATTAGAGCATTCAGACTGTGCCTTTATGGTAGATAATGAAGCCATTTATGATATATGTCGTCGTAACCTGGACATTGGCCGTCCTACTTACACCAATTTAAACCGATTAATTGGGCAAATTGTTTCATCCATCACAGCTTCACTGCGTTTTGATGGAGCCCTCAATGTAGATCTGACAGAATTTCAAACTAACCTGGTTCCATACCCACGAATCCATTTCCCCTTGGTAACATATGCCCCTATCATCTCTGCTGAAAAAGCATATCATGAGCAGTTATCTGTAGCTGAAATTACCCATGCTTGCTTTGAACCAGCCAACCAGATGGTCAAATGTGACCCTCGCCATGGCAAGTACATGGCCTGCTGCATGTTATACAGAGGCGATGTTGTGCCCAAAGATGTCAATGCAGCCATTGCCACTATCAAGACTAAACGTACCATTCAGTTTGTGGATTGGTGCCCAACTGGATTCAAGGTATGTAGCCTTTTAAGTACTCGATATCTAAGTGACAGGAATTGTGTAGTCTTCAGAGGTGACAGTCATGCTACAATCTTGTAATGTCCCtgttaaatattttgataaagTACCAAATTAACtaagcttttttatttatttgtaatcATGGTGGTTTTTGTTAACAGAAAGGAGTCTTTAAGCCTTGGCATTCCTAAGGAAAGTTCTCATTTATTTCCTTGAAGGTGGGCATTAACTACCAGCCTCCAACTGTGGTGCCAGGTGCTGATCTTGCCAAGGTGCAGCGGGCTGTGTGTATGCTGAGTAACACAACTGCTATCGCAGAAGCATGGGCTCGGCTCGACCACAAATTTGATCTCATGTATACTAAGCGTGCCTTTGTGCATTGGTATGTtggggaggggatggaggaAGGAGAATTTTCTGAAGCCCGGGAAGACCTGGCTGCCCTTGAGAAAGATTATGAAGAAGTTGGCCTAGACTCAGTAGAAGCAGAGGCTGAAGAAGGAGATGAATATTGAGAAAACTAAAGCCTGGAAAAAACCTATTTaccaaaaaaattgcagaactctgtttgtttgttttcaaatacgCTTCCAAATAAAGTTCCAAAGATtatactgctgctttttttttccttcttcactaTTAATGTGTGTATTCATGAAG
It includes:
- the LOC128812168 gene encoding tubulin alpha-3 chain-like encodes the protein MRECISIHVGQAGVQIGNACWELYCLEHGIQPDGQVPSDNTMGRGDDSFNTFFSETGAGKHVPRAVFVDLEPTVVDEVRTGTYRQLFHPEQLITGKEDAANNYARGHYTIGKEIVDLVLDRIRKLADLCTGLQGFLIFHSFGGGTGSGFASLLMERLSVDYGKKSKLEFAIYPAPQVSTAVVEPYNSILTTHTTLEHSDCAFMVDNEAIYDICRRNLDIGRPTYTNLNRLIGQIVSSITASLRFDGALNVDLTEFQTNLVPYPRIHFPLVTYAPIISAEKAYHEQLSVAEITHACFEPANQMVKCDPRHGKYMACCMLYRGDVVPKDVNAAIATIKTKRTIQFVDWCPTGFKVGINYQPPTVVPGADLAKVQRAVCMLSNTTAIAEAWARLDHKFDLMYTKRAFVHWYVGEGMEEGEFSEAREDLAALEKDYEEVGLDSVEAEAEEGDEY